A window of Nicotiana tabacum cultivar K326 chromosome 24, ASM71507v2, whole genome shotgun sequence contains these coding sequences:
- the LOC107827113 gene encoding uncharacterized protein LOC107827113 — MKRFYPLVSSKLPQSSSSSLIVTPVEKHLNQLVEQPQSSKKQRQGIDLDSLKTDPKERLPIRDFHPNERDEIRREYLRRDEGIHQGGGDVFSSLGFKSWHKKNILDMHGSSSIHNQATRKCEDLLKQKQSIQTSFDRQSTQTKLEYKICLKASIEVVRLLLNQGLAFRGHREDESSLNKGNFLEILSWYAERSDKIRDLVLKKAPKNDQLTSHKIQKDIIIACKIETVKAIMDDLNGDFFALLVDESCDVSRKEQLAIVLRYVNRCGSMVDHFIWIVHVRNTTALCLKKAIVDYLAQHSLSLSYVRGQCYDGASNMQGDLRGLKTLIQQESKSAYSIHCFAHQLQLTLVAVSKKCLEVGELVLLVSNVLNIVGGSFKRMDDLRESQAEKVQEALDMGELETGRGLNQELGLARAADTRWGSHYKSFKNFIFMFSSIIDVLDTIVVDAPTLEERAKAKGYLSTCQTFEVAFMLHLMRDVLGITNELNTSLQKKEQDIANAILLVEVAKRWLQKLREEEWDSLIDKQVQELNAHFNEVTTNLLVGVACLNPVDSFFSFNINKILRMAELYPDDFDENITVTLKNQLETYIVDLSVTLVKTKKHLNYPFVFYLVKFALLLPVATATVERTFSAMKLIKSELRNRMNDEFMSGCLVMVDNGSTHNFVQSRAAKFFNLVVSPVTPCSVVVGSDVVLAITWLLTLGPILTDYTTRVMEFTFQGTQVRLVGEPPIESQPMQLQSLRRLAELDAVSSYFCLMVVDDTPPIQMEEPPDLLSLLEDYADIFQKPQGLPPVRSQGHAIHLTP; from the exons ATGAAGAGATTTTATCCTCTGGTATCTTCCAAGTTGCCACAATCAAGTTCATCCTCTCTAATTGTTACTCCCGTGGAAAAACATTTGAACCAATTAGTAGAACAACCTCAATCCTCTAAAAAACAAAGACAAGGAATAGATCTCGATTCTTTAAAGACTGATCCAAAGGAGAGATTACCCATTAGAGACTTTCATCCAAATGAGCGTGATGAGATTAGAAGAGAATACCTCCGAAGAG ATGAAGGCATTCATCAAGGTGGAGGTGATGTATTTTCAAGTTTAGGATTTAAGAGCTGGCACAAAAAGAACATATTAGATATGCATGGGTCGAGCAGTATTCATAATCAGGCAACAAGGAAATGTGAAGATCTATTAAAACAAAAACagtcaattcaaacttcatttgaTAGGCAATCCACTCAAACCAAGCTCGAATACAAAATTTGCTTGAAGGCTTCAATTGAGGTGGTGAGACTCCTATTGAATCAAGGATTGGCGTTCCGTGGACATCGTGAAGATGAATCATCATTAAACAAGGGTAACTTTCTTGAGATTCTTTCATGGTATGCAGAGAGGAGCGATAAAATTCGTGATCTTGTGTTGAAAAAGGCTCCAAAGAATGATCAGTTGACTTCTCATAAAATTCAGAAAGACATTATCATTGCATGTAAAATTGAAACAGTTAAAGCAATTATGGACGATCTAAATGGAGACTTTTTTGCATTGCTAGTTGATGAATCATGTGATGTATCACGCAAAGAGCAATTAGCTATTGTCTTGCGATATGTTAATAGATGCGGATCTATGGTGGATCATTTTATTTGGATCGTTCATGTTCGTAATACTACTGCTTTGTGTTTAAAGAAAGCAATTGTTGATTACCTTGCTCAACATTCTTTGAGTTTATCTTATGTGCGTGGACAGTGCTATGATGGAGCAAGCAACATGCAAGGGGATTTACGTGGCCTCAAAACTTTGATTCAACAAGAAAGTAAATCTGCTTATTCCATTCATTGCTTTGCACACCAACTTCAATTGACTCTTGTTGCGGTATCCAAAAAGTGTCTTGAAGTGGGAGAACTTGTATTGTTGGTTTCTAATGTATTGAATATAGTGGGAGGTTCTTTTAAACGTATGGATGATCTTCGAGAATCTCAAGCAGAAAAAGTTCAAGAGGCATTAGACATGGGTGAACTTGAAACTGGTAGGGGTTTGAATCAAGAACTTGGTCTTGCTAGAGCTGCAGATACTCGTTGGGGTTCTCACTACAAATCTTTTAAgaactttatttttatgtttagcTCAATTATTGATGTTCTTGATACTATCGTTGTTGATGCCCCGACTTTAGAAGAAAGAGCTAAGGCAAAGGGATATCTTAGCACTTGTCAAACATTTGAGGTTGCTTTCATGTTGCACCTAATGAGAGATGTTTTGGGGATCACAAATGAACTTAATACATCCTTACAAAAAAAGGAGCAAGATATTGCAAATGCTATTCTACTTGTTGAAGTGGCAAAGAGATGGTTGCAAAAGTTAAGAGAAGAAGAATGGGATTCACTTATTGATAAG CAAGTTCAAGAACTCAATGCTCATTTTAATGAGGTGACAACGAACTTGCTTGTTGGAGTAGCTTGCTTAAATCCAGTTGACTCATTTTTCAGTTTTAACATAAACAAGATATTGAGGATGGCTGAATTGTATCCTGATGATTTTGATGAGAATATAACGGTTACACTCAAGAATCAGCTTGAAACTTATATTGTTGATCTTTCTGTAACACTAGTTAAAACAAAGAAGCATTTGAATTATCCATTTGTGTTTTACCTTGTGAAATTTGCTTTGCTTCTACCTGTTGCCACTGCTACCGTTGAAAGAACTTTTTCGGCGATGAAATTGATCAAGAGTGAATTGCGAAACCGAATGAATGACGAATTCATGAGCGGTTGTTTG GTTATGGTGGATAATGGGAGCACGCACAATTTTGTGCAAAGTAGAGCTGCTAAGTTCTTTAACTTGGTTGTTTCACCGGTTACACCATGTTCTGTGGTGGTTGGTAGTG ATGTCGTCCTAGCCATTACTTGGTTGCTTACACTTGGTCCGATATTGACTGATTATACCACAAGAGTTATGGAATTCACATTCCAAGGCACACAAGTCCGACTAGTTGGAGAACCACCGATAGAATCTCAACCGATGCAATTGCAGTCTCTACGACGATTGGCAGAGCTAGATGCAGTGTCATCATATTTTTGCTTGATGGTGGTGGATGACACACCTCCGATACAAATGGAAGAGCCCCCTGATTTGCTAAGCCTATTGGAAGATTATGCGGATATTTTCCAAAAGCCTCAAGGTTTACCTCCTGTCCGATCTCAGGGCCATGCAATCCATTTGACTCCATGA
- the LOC107827112 gene encoding secreted RxLR effector protein 161-like: protein MVSQFHQAPCKDQWDAVIRILRYIKKAPGQGLLYEDKGHTNNVGYSDADWAGSPSDRRSTSGYCVMIGRNLISWKNKKQDVVARSSAEVEYRAMALATCELIWLKQLLQELQCVEFKQMELICDNQAALHIASNPVFHERMKHI, encoded by the coding sequence ATGGTTAGTCAGTTTCACCAAGCTCCGTGTAAAGATCAATGGGACGCAGTAATTCGCATTCTAAGATACATCAAAAAAGCTCCAggacaaggactattatatgaagACAAAGGTCACACAAACAATGTTGGATATtctgatgctgattgggcaggttCTCCGTCAGATAGACGCTCCACTTCTGGGTACTGTGTCATGATTGGGAGAAATTTAATTTCTTGGAAAAACAAAAAGCAAGATGTTGTTGCCAGATCTAGTGCAGAAGTAGAATATCGAGCTATGGCCCTTGCTACATGCGAGCTTATTTGGTTGAAACAACTCCTCCAAGAGTTACAATGTGTTGAGTTCAAACAGATGGAGCTTATATGCGACAATCAGGCTGCCCTTCATATTGCTTCTAATCCAGTTTTTCATGAAAGAATGAAACATATATAG